In Campylobacter mucosalis, a single window of DNA contains:
- the radA gene encoding DNA repair protein RadA has product MAKNKAVFECQSCGNQQGKWVGKCPNCGAWDSFIELSQTQIKVNEEIAKISNTPSKAVGIDKVEIESINRFSTSDKELDLVLGGGVVEGSLVLIGGSPGIGKSTLLLKIGSNLAKDDKKTLYVSGEESASQIKMRAERLNAVDKNLYLLTEICLENIIAEVRKSEYKVLIIDSIQTLYSEKVSSAPGSVSQVREITFELLRLAKDENICVFIVGHITKEGAIAGPRVLEHMVDVVLYFEGDASRELRILRGFKNRFGSTSEVGIFEMGKNGLVSATEISSKFFTRGNAISGSAITIIMEGTRALSVEIQALVCESSYPKRSATGYEKNRLDMLLALLERKLEIPLGHYDVFINVSGGVKITETAADLAVVAAIISSFKNRPISKESVFIGELSLNGEIRDVFNIDQRLKEAKTQKFKNAIIPSKPLDTQRIKCFYAKEITQVIEWM; this is encoded by the coding sequence ATGGCAAAAAATAAGGCAGTTTTTGAGTGTCAAAGCTGTGGCAATCAGCAAGGCAAATGGGTGGGAAAATGTCCAAATTGCGGTGCTTGGGATAGCTTTATAGAACTTAGTCAAACACAGATAAAAGTAAATGAAGAGATAGCAAAAATTTCAAACACGCCAAGCAAAGCAGTTGGTATTGATAAGGTTGAGATTGAGAGCATTAATAGATTTTCAACCAGCGATAAAGAGCTTGATTTGGTGCTTGGAGGCGGTGTGGTTGAAGGCTCACTCGTGCTAATTGGAGGCAGTCCTGGCATTGGCAAATCAACGCTTCTTTTAAAAATCGGCTCAAATTTAGCCAAGGATGATAAAAAAACACTTTATGTAAGTGGCGAGGAGAGTGCTAGTCAGATAAAAATGAGAGCCGAGCGACTAAATGCAGTGGATAAAAATTTATACCTTTTAACTGAAATTTGCCTTGAAAATATCATCGCCGAGGTGCGAAAGAGCGAGTATAAGGTGCTTATAATTGACTCAATCCAAACGCTATATTCAGAAAAAGTAAGCTCGGCACCGGGTTCAGTTTCGCAGGTTCGTGAGATTACATTTGAGCTTTTAAGACTTGCAAAAGATGAAAATATCTGCGTTTTTATCGTCGGACACATTACAAAAGAGGGTGCGATAGCAGGACCTAGAGTGCTTGAACATATGGTTGATGTGGTGCTTTATTTTGAGGGCGATGCGTCAAGAGAGTTGCGAATTTTACGTGGTTTTAAAAATCGCTTTGGTTCAACAAGTGAGGTTGGAATTTTTGAAATGGGTAAAAATGGCTTAGTTTCAGCCACTGAAATTTCAAGTAAATTTTTCACTCGTGGTAACGCCATAAGTGGCTCAGCAATCACGATAATAATGGAAGGCACACGTGCTTTAAGTGTTGAGATTCAAGCTCTTGTTTGCGAGAGTAGCTACCCAAAACGAAGTGCGACTGGATATGAAAAAAACCGCCTTGATATGCTCTTAGCACTCCTAGAGCGAAAGCTTGAAATTCCACTGGGGCATTATGATGTTTTCATAAACGTTTCAGGTGGCGTTAAAATCACAGAAACGGCGGCTGATTTGGCGGTGGTTGCGGCTATTATTTCAAGTTTTAAAAATCGTCCAATTAGTAAAGAGAGTGTTTTTATCGGGGAGCTTAGCCTAAACGGCGAAATTCGCGATGTTTTTAATATAGACCAACGCCTAAAGGAGGCAAAAACACAGAAATTTAAAAATGCGATAATACCTAGCAAACCACTTGATACGCAGCGGATTAAGTGTTTTTATGCAAAAGAGATTACGCAGGTAATTGAATGGATGTGA
- the tlyA gene encoding 23S rRNA (cytidine-2'-O)-methyltransferase TlyA gives MRADLYVSNALNISRNKAAELIKSAKILADDKPLKKVSDELENAKITLLDDIFVGRGALKLKGFLDSFDFEICGKNALDIGSSTGGFMQILLLKGVKSVVGVDVGTNQLDALLRADDRVKIYENTDIREFKSERKFELITADVSFISLTQILKSIDDLALKNATIILLFKPQFEVGKEAKRDKKGVVVDKKAIALAERNFRLEAAKFGWILKEIKECELKGKEGNAEIFYAFNKI, from the coding sequence ATGAGAGCTGATTTATACGTCTCAAACGCCCTAAATATCAGCCGAAACAAGGCGGCAGAGCTTATAAAGAGTGCTAAAATTTTAGCAGATGATAAGCCTTTAAAAAAGGTAAGCGATGAGCTAGAAAATGCTAAAATTACGCTACTTGATGATATTTTTGTAGGGCGTGGAGCATTAAAGCTTAAAGGCTTTTTAGATAGCTTTGATTTTGAAATTTGTGGCAAAAACGCACTTGATATTGGCTCATCAACCGGCGGGTTTATGCAAATTTTGCTATTAAAGGGCGTTAAAAGCGTAGTTGGCGTTGATGTTGGCACAAATCAGCTTGACGCTCTTTTAAGGGCTGATGATAGGGTAAAAATATATGAAAACACCGACATTAGAGAGTTTAAGAGTGAGCGTAAATTTGAGCTTATTACTGCTGATGTTAGTTTTATCTCGCTAACTCAAATTTTAAAATCCATTGATGATTTAGCCTTAAAAAACGCCACGATAATCTTGCTTTTTAAGCCACAATTTGAGGTTGGCAAAGAGGCAAAACGAGATAAAAAAGGCGTGGTTGTTGATAAAAAGGCGATTGCCTTAGCAGAGCGAAATTTCAGGCTAGAAGCGGCAAAATTTGGCTGGATTTTAAAAGAGATAAAAGAGTGTGAGCTAAAAGGAAAGGAAGGAAATGCCGAAATTTTCTACGCTTTTAACAAAATCTAA
- the rny gene encoding ribonuclease Y — MIEVLIGLGAGVTGVGVGYLYAKKINDANYNIFLEQAKAKAKAIEHEAQMVLKNSKISVQEAEFEAKKRYDEKTTKLQREYTQKFDDLNKKEQTLLNEQEILNESKSSLERERLNAKNTYEEGVSLKATYQNKVAEALKVLEHAAGLTQDEAREIVLKKVEEASRADIAHIVRRHEEEAKRDIKKRVNYILAQATSRFAGEFATERLINVVNIKNDELKGRIIGKEGRNIKTLEMVLGVDIIIDDTPNAIILSSFNLYRRAIATRVIELLVEDGRIQPARIEELHKKVTDEFEQSVQEEGENIVIDLGLNKIHPEIVKLIGKLKFRASYGQNALAHSLEVAHLAGIIAAETGGDEKLAKRAGILHDIGKALTHDYEGSHVDLGAEICKRYKEHPVVINAIYAHHGHEEATSVESAAVCAADALSAARPGARREVLESFLKRVEEIENIAKSKEGIKQAYAINAGREIRVIANAKLINDDEAVLVAKEIAQEIEAKVQYPGEIKVNVIRETRAVDYAK, encoded by the coding sequence ATGATAGAGGTTTTAATAGGCTTAGGAGCCGGTGTGACGGGTGTTGGCGTAGGGTATCTGTACGCAAAAAAGATAAATGACGCAAACTATAACATCTTTTTAGAGCAAGCAAAAGCCAAGGCAAAAGCCATTGAGCACGAGGCGCAAATGGTTTTAAAAAACTCGAAAATTTCGGTTCAAGAGGCTGAATTTGAGGCAAAAAAACGCTATGATGAAAAGACGACAAAGCTACAAAGAGAATATACTCAAAAATTTGATGACTTAAACAAAAAAGAGCAAACACTTCTAAATGAGCAAGAAATTTTAAATGAGAGTAAAAGTAGCCTTGAGCGAGAGAGACTAAACGCAAAAAATACCTATGAAGAGGGCGTTAGTCTGAAAGCTACGTATCAAAATAAGGTCGCGGAAGCCTTAAAAGTGCTTGAGCACGCTGCCGGACTAACTCAAGATGAGGCTAGAGAGATCGTGCTAAAAAAGGTCGAAGAGGCTAGTCGTGCAGACATAGCACATATAGTCAGAAGACACGAAGAAGAGGCTAAGCGTGACATCAAAAAGAGGGTAAATTATATCCTTGCTCAGGCTACTTCTAGATTTGCAGGAGAGTTTGCAACAGAGAGGCTTATAAATGTTGTAAATATCAAAAATGATGAGCTAAAAGGTAGGATTATTGGCAAAGAGGGGCGAAATATCAAGACGCTTGAAATGGTGCTTGGCGTTGATATTATCATTGATGATACGCCAAATGCGATAATTTTAAGCTCGTTTAACCTATACCGCCGTGCGATTGCAACGCGTGTGATTGAACTTTTAGTTGAGGACGGCAGAATTCAGCCTGCACGCATTGAGGAGCTTCATAAAAAGGTAACCGATGAGTTTGAACAAAGCGTTCAAGAAGAGGGCGAAAATATCGTCATTGATTTAGGTTTAAATAAAATTCATCCAGAGATAGTAAAGTTAATTGGTAAACTAAAATTTAGAGCTAGTTACGGACAAAATGCACTGGCTCATAGCCTTGAAGTAGCACATCTAGCTGGAATAATCGCTGCTGAAACAGGCGGCGATGAAAAACTTGCAAAAAGAGCTGGAATTTTACACGATATCGGCAAGGCTTTGACACACGATTATGAGGGTAGTCATGTTGATTTGGGTGCCGAAATTTGCAAACGATACAAAGAGCACCCAGTTGTCATAAACGCCATTTATGCTCACCACGGACACGAAGAGGCTACAAGCGTTGAGAGTGCGGCAGTTTGTGCTGCTGACGCACTAAGTGCCGCACGTCCAGGTGCAAGGCGTGAGGTTTTAGAAAGCTTTTTAAAGCGTGTTGAAGAGATAGAAAATATCGCAAAAAGCAAAGAGGGTATAAAACAGGCTTACGCTATAAATGCTGGTCGTGAAATTCGTGTCATCGCTAATGCAAAGCTAATAAATGACGACGAAGCCGTGCTAGTAGCAAAAGAGATAGCTCAAGAGATCGAAGCAAAAGTGCAGTATCCAGGCGAGATAAAAGTAAATGTTATCCGCGAAACTAGGGCTGTTGATTACGCTAAATAA
- a CDS encoding TlpA family protein disulfide reductase, which yields MKFKSAIITFIAIFLLFGCGDKDKNQGQNQTKDSNISQTNQPQKKQIYQDKITLKLLNGQDFALKMREDNGINKEVDDKKATLFVFFATWCPPCRAEIPHLNNLSEKFAKELNIVAILLENKGTDEISDFVKKNKIKYNVAVGDENFIFEKAVGGVIGLPASILYKANGSHAATYTGLVPEEMLEGDILKAVK from the coding sequence ATGAAATTTAAAAGTGCCATTATAACATTTATTGCTATATTTTTACTATTTGGTTGTGGCGATAAGGATAAAAACCAAGGGCAAAATCAAACAAAAGACAGCAACATAAGCCAAACTAATCAACCACAAAAAAAGCAAATTTATCAAGATAAAATCACACTAAAGCTTTTAAACGGACAAGATTTTGCCCTAAAAATGCGTGAGGATAACGGCATAAACAAAGAAGTAGATGATAAAAAAGCAACGCTTTTTGTGTTTTTTGCGACTTGGTGCCCGCCGTGTCGTGCCGAAATTCCACACCTTAATAACTTAAGTGAGAAATTTGCAAAGGAGCTAAATATAGTCGCCATTTTGCTTGAAAATAAAGGCACTGATGAGATTAGCGACTTTGTAAAGAAAAACAAAATAAAATATAACGTAGCAGTTGGCGATGAAAATTTTATCTTTGAAAAGGCAGTTGGCGGTGTGATTGGGCTACCCGCTTCGATTTTATACAAGGCTAACGGCTCACACGCTGCGACTTACACGGGGCTAGTGCCTGAGGAGATGTTAGAGGGTGATATTTTAAAGGCGGTAAAATGA
- a CDS encoding bifunctional riboflavin kinase/FAD synthetase translates to MPKFSTLLTKSNITAVAIGHFDGVHRGHKQLLKQLGEFGGLVVIDKNKANLTPKLKRAEYSNYPCFLYDFEAIKNLSGDEFIALLKRDFKNLAKIVVGYDFRFGRNRAWDKHDLKRIFDGEVVVVDEYCFEGKGVHSSTIRELIKLGDVREANKLLGREYSVEGQVVAGQGLGKSKLVPTLNLELYGYLPPKQGVYATRTKIANVTYGSVTFVGNRISTDGVFSVETHILGVNLEQTPQSVAVCFVARLRDNMKFQSLNELKEQILKDIKNANEFTGYCELNL, encoded by the coding sequence ATGCCGAAATTTTCTACGCTTTTAACAAAATCTAACATCACGGCCGTTGCGATCGGGCATTTTGACGGAGTGCATAGGGGGCATAAACAGCTTTTAAAGCAACTTGGTGAGTTTGGCGGACTTGTCGTGATTGATAAAAATAAGGCGAATTTAACACCAAAACTAAAACGTGCCGAGTATTCAAACTACCCTTGCTTTTTGTATGATTTTGAGGCGATTAAAAATCTAAGTGGCGATGAATTTATTGCACTTTTAAAGCGTGATTTTAAAAATTTAGCTAAAATCGTGGTCGGTTATGACTTTCGTTTTGGCAGAAACAGAGCGTGGGACAAGCACGATTTAAAGCGAATTTTTGACGGCGAAGTGGTTGTGGTTGATGAGTATTGCTTTGAAGGCAAGGGCGTTCATAGCTCTACAATTAGGGAGCTAATCAAACTTGGCGATGTAAGAGAGGCAAACAAGCTTTTAGGGCGTGAGTATTCGGTTGAAGGGCAGGTTGTAGCTGGGCAGGGGCTTGGTAAGAGCAAACTTGTGCCGACGCTAAATTTAGAACTTTATGGCTATTTGCCCCCAAAGCAGGGCGTTTATGCTACACGCACAAAGATAGCAAATGTCACTTACGGCTCTGTTACCTTTGTTGGCAACCGCATTAGCACTGACGGCGTATTTAGCGTTGAAACGCATATTTTAGGCGTAAATTTAGAGCAAACTCCACAAAGTGTGGCTGTATGCTTTGTGGCTAGACTTCGCGATAATATGAAATTTCAAAGCCTAAACGAGCTAAAAGAGCAAATTTTAAAAGATATAAAAAATGCAAATGAATTTACTGGATATTGTGAGTTAAATTTATGA
- a CDS encoding lipid-binding SYLF domain-containing protein, with amino-acid sequence MRKILVLFLFIAGLFAEEEVVLNSANAYINTIRANQNLPVDALLKRSYAIVIFPSVKKVGFVFSGMVGDGIMVISPKSSNPELVPVKISGGSFGLQVGYEDSSLLFFILKESMINDIQNSKFTIQADASFSFGDGGRVYHRSSDFKFSSDIYAYATNSGFFAGASFGGAVISPRDENMLHSGYAYEQLQKALLKF; translated from the coding sequence ATGAGAAAAATTTTAGTTTTATTTTTATTTATAGCCGGGCTTTTTGCAGAAGAAGAGGTTGTTTTAAACTCTGCAAACGCCTATATAAATACAATAAGAGCCAACCAAAATTTGCCGGTAGATGCACTTTTAAAACGCTCTTACGCCATCGTAATCTTTCCTAGCGTCAAAAAAGTTGGCTTCGTTTTTAGTGGTATGGTTGGAGATGGTATTATGGTTATCTCTCCAAAAAGTAGCAATCCCGAGCTGGTGCCAGTAAAGATTAGTGGTGGCAGCTTTGGTCTGCAAGTTGGTTACGAGGATAGTTCACTACTGTTTTTTATCCTAAAAGAGAGTATGATTAACGACATACAAAACTCGAAATTTACCATACAAGCCGACGCTTCGTTTAGCTTTGGCGATGGCGGTAGGGTCTATCATAGAAGTAGCGATTTTAAATTTTCAAGCGACATCTACGCGTATGCTACAAATTCTGGTTTCTTTGCCGGAGCTAGTTTTGGTGGAGCTGTTATTAGCCCACGAGATGAAAATATGCTTCATAGCGGTTATGCTTACGAGCAGTTACAAAAAGCACTTTTAAAATTTTAA
- a CDS encoding 5-formyltetrahydrofolate cyclo-ligase — MIVKFNKQEFRKTALKKLRSQKLFKAKCTHYPLLKRLEELIKFKKAKKILLYMPLFYEADVYKIRRKFPKCDIFVPFMVDISLKMVRLRMPFKIKKFNLREPVASKLVKDRIDMAVVPAIGVDGAMRRVGHGKGFYDRFFDSLSYRPKTIVFIEILDFYTDKILSDKHDVCGDIYLTPSKNYIKRGKNDRGFNRLRSRCDGCWRRVSVRKKDK, encoded by the coding sequence ATGATTGTTAAATTTAACAAGCAAGAATTTAGAAAAACTGCTCTTAAAAAATTAAGAAGCCAAAAGCTTTTTAAGGCAAAATGCACACATTATCCGCTTTTAAAAAGACTTGAGGAGTTGATAAAATTTAAAAAAGCTAAGAAAATTTTACTCTATATGCCACTTTTTTATGAAGCTGATGTTTACAAAATACGCAGAAAGTTTCCAAAGTGTGATATATTTGTGCCATTTATGGTAGATATTAGCTTAAAAATGGTAAGATTGAGGATGCCATTTAAAATTAAAAAATTTAACTTGCGAGAGCCGGTGGCTTCAAAGCTAGTTAAAGATCGTATTGATATGGCGGTAGTTCCAGCGATTGGGGTTGATGGAGCTATGCGTAGAGTAGGGCACGGCAAAGGCTTTTATGATAGATTTTTTGATAGCTTATCCTACCGACCAAAGACGATAGTTTTTATTGAGATTTTGGATTTTTACACAGATAAAATTCTGTCTGATAAACACGATGTTTGCGGTGATATTTATCTAACCCCAAGTAAAAATTATATAAAAAGAGGAAAAAATGATAGAGGTTTTAATAGGCTTAGGAGCCGGTGTGACGGGTGTTGGCGTAGGGTATCTGTACGCAAAAAAGATAAATGA
- a CDS encoding VanZ family protein has protein sequence MAKICFFITLFAVEYLATTSKSMAINEVFWDKTNHFLAFSVLYFLLNFAFKLEILTKISLLLVFGIQIEIVQSFLPSREFSLIDIIADFIGILGGILAVYVVKRVKFNYLVLTSHLYRYKIYKKHNR, from the coding sequence TTGGCTAAAATTTGCTTTTTTATCACACTTTTTGCGGTTGAGTATCTAGCTACGACTTCAAAAAGTATGGCAATAAATGAGGTTTTTTGGGATAAAACAAACCACTTTTTGGCGTTTAGCGTCCTGTATTTCTTGCTAAATTTCGCATTTAAGCTTGAAATTTTAACTAAAATTTCACTACTTTTAGTCTTTGGCATTCAAATAGAGATAGTCCAAAGCTTTCTGCCTAGCAGAGAATTTAGCTTAATTGACATAATTGCCGATTTTATCGGAATTTTGGGTGGAATTTTAGCTGTTTATGTAGTTAAACGAGTAAAATTTAACTATTTGGTTTTAACTTCTCATCTTTATCGCTATAAAATTTATAAAAAACATAACCGATAG
- the ligA gene encoding NAD-dependent DNA ligase LigA, which translates to MVKKDYEKAIETLNLWAKAYYTDDAPLASDAEYDALYHAVLEYETKNPADISLFSPTSRIGGAVSEKFSKATHIKQMWSMEDIFDKNELNAWLGRGDKHRFSFIAQPKFDGASLNLLYENGVLVRAITRGDGVIGEDVTLNAKTIASIPLKIDYADQIEIRGEVVIAKSDFEAINNERAKNGETLLSNPRNAAAGSLRQLDSSVTAKRKLLFVPWGVGANVLKFEKYSEVMEFVRSLGFYSDDFFKICKNESEINIAYDELLSLRDKKEILMDGLVVRINELQSETQLGYTVKFPKFMVAFKFPAIEQTTQLLDVALQVGRSGVVTPVGVLSEVIIDGARVKSATLHNFDEIERLGLKKGDFVGIIRSGDVIPKITNVFKERRNGSEMPILRPTHCPECGSHLLDEGVFVKCQNLECKSRVINSIIYYASKKCLNIDGLGDAIVTLLYERGLIEKIADIYALKFDDLIKLEGFKDKKVQNLLNAIQASRGVSLWRFISGLGCEHIGEVAAKKIENTFGDEWINAKFDEILAIDGFGKEMAQSFVEFIEVNKTSIINLLDIVRPVAQKLEIVGSAITGKTFVITGTLSRPRDDFKMIIEQNGAKVSGSVSKKTDFVLAGSEAGSKLEKANELGVKVLSESEFFTLLGEQ; encoded by the coding sequence ATGGTAAAAAAAGATTACGAAAAAGCGATTGAAACGCTAAATTTATGGGCAAAGGCGTATTACACTGATGACGCTCCACTTGCTAGTGACGCCGAGTATGACGCACTTTATCACGCAGTTTTAGAGTATGAGACAAAAAATCCAGCCGATATTTCGCTATTTTCGCCTACATCTAGAATCGGCGGTGCTGTGAGTGAGAAATTTAGTAAAGCAACACACATTAAACAAATGTGGTCAATGGAGGATATTTTTGATAAAAACGAGCTAAATGCGTGGCTAGGGCGTGGCGATAAACATCGTTTTAGCTTTATAGCACAGCCAAAATTTGACGGCGCTAGTTTGAATTTACTTTATGAAAATGGCGTTTTAGTTCGTGCTATTACTCGTGGGGACGGCGTAATTGGCGAGGATGTGACGCTAAATGCAAAAACTATTGCTTCAATCCCTTTAAAAATAGATTACGCAGACCAAATTGAAATTCGTGGCGAAGTTGTCATCGCAAAAAGCGATTTTGAAGCCATAAATAACGAACGTGCCAAAAATGGCGAGACGCTTTTATCAAACCCACGAAACGCCGCCGCTGGTAGCCTTAGGCAGCTTGATAGTAGCGTCACAGCAAAGAGAAAGCTACTTTTTGTGCCGTGGGGTGTTGGGGCAAATGTGCTTAAATTTGAAAAATACAGCGAAGTTATGGAGTTTGTCCGCTCACTTGGCTTTTACTCTGATGATTTTTTTAAAATTTGTAAAAACGAGAGTGAGATAAATATTGCTTACGACGAGCTTTTAAGCCTAAGAGACAAAAAAGAGATTTTAATGGATGGTTTAGTCGTTAGGATTAATGAGTTACAAAGCGAAACACAGCTTGGTTATACCGTGAAATTCCCAAAATTTATGGTCGCTTTTAAATTTCCAGCCATAGAGCAGACCACACAGCTTCTTGATGTGGCATTACAGGTTGGGCGAAGTGGCGTGGTTACGCCTGTTGGAGTGCTTAGCGAGGTTATTATTGACGGAGCTAGGGTAAAGTCTGCTACGCTTCATAACTTTGATGAGATTGAGCGACTTGGACTTAAAAAGGGCGATTTTGTAGGTATTATTCGCTCAGGCGACGTCATTCCAAAAATCACAAACGTATTTAAAGAGCGTCGAAATGGCTCTGAAATGCCAATCCTTCGCCCTACACACTGTCCAGAGTGTGGCTCACATCTGCTTGATGAGGGCGTGTTTGTAAAGTGTCAAAATTTAGAGTGTAAATCAAGAGTGATAAACTCAATAATTTATTATGCCTCAAAAAAATGCCTAAACATTGACGGGCTTGGCGACGCGATAGTTACGCTGCTTTATGAGCGTGGGTTAATTGAAAAGATAGCTGACATTTACGCTTTAAAATTTGATGATTTAATCAAACTTGAAGGCTTTAAAGATAAAAAGGTTCAAAATTTACTAAATGCGATACAGGCTAGTCGTGGCGTTAGTTTGTGGCGATTTATCAGCGGTCTTGGCTGTGAGCATATTGGCGAAGTGGCTGCTAAAAAGATAGAAAACACATTTGGCGATGAGTGGATTAATGCAAAATTTGATGAAATTTTAGCCATTGACGGCTTTGGTAAAGAGATGGCGCAAAGCTTTGTTGAGTTTATAGAGGTTAATAAAACTTCAATTATAAATTTGCTTGATATCGTCCGTCCAGTCGCACAAAAGCTTGAAATTGTAGGCTCAGCAATTACTGGCAAAACCTTTGTAATCACAGGCACACTCTCACGCCCAAGAGATGATTTTAAAATGATTATTGAGCAAAACGGTGCAAAAGTTAGTGGTTCGGTTTCAAAAAAAACCGACTTTGTTTTAGCTGGCAGCGAGGCTGGCTCTAAGCTTGAAAAGGCAAACGAGCTTGGCGTAAAGGTGCTAAGCGAGAGTGAGTTTTTCACGCTTTTAGGTGAGCAATGA
- the ftsY gene encoding signal recognition particle-docking protein FtsY: MIGFFKSIFAAKKDAKITKGLLEELLLEADVAYEIVEEILYYLPPQDEVKRDDLKRVMSSYFIYEKERVIADDKPFVELILGVNGAGKTTTIAKLANLYKNSGKSVILGACDTFRAGAIEQLRQWSLRLNVPIVASQQGHDPSAVAFDTISSALAKNIDNVILDTAGRLSNQTNLANELSKIVRISQKAYEKAPHRKILILDGTQGNAGVAQAKAFNEIVSLDGVIITKLDGTPKGGALFGVARELELPILYIGVGEKMDDLVKFNPDEFLDGLMDSIFG; encoded by the coding sequence ATGATAGGATTTTTTAAAAGCATTTTTGCTGCTAAAAAAGACGCCAAAATCACAAAAGGACTGCTTGAAGAGCTACTTTTAGAAGCGGACGTGGCGTATGAGATTGTTGAGGAAATTTTATACTATTTACCCCCACAAGACGAGGTAAAAAGAGATGATTTAAAACGCGTGATGAGTAGCTATTTTATCTACGAAAAAGAGCGAGTAATAGCTGATGATAAGCCTTTTGTGGAGCTGATTTTAGGCGTAAATGGCGCTGGTAAAACCACAACTATCGCAAAACTAGCAAATTTATACAAAAATAGCGGCAAAAGCGTGATTTTAGGTGCCTGTGATACCTTTCGTGCTGGTGCAATTGAGCAACTTCGCCAGTGGTCGCTTCGCCTAAATGTGCCAATAGTAGCCTCACAGCAAGGACACGACCCATCGGCTGTTGCTTTTGATACGATTAGCTCAGCACTTGCAAAGAACATTGACAACGTAATTTTAGACACCGCTGGCAGGCTTTCAAATCAGACAAATTTAGCAAACGAGCTAAGCAAAATCGTGCGTATTAGTCAAAAAGCATACGAAAAAGCCCCTCACCGCAAAATTTTAATACTTGATGGCACACAGGGCAATGCTGGTGTGGCTCAGGCAAAGGCATTTAACGAGATTGTTAGCCTTGATGGCGTGATTATTACAAAGCTTGACGGCACACCAAAAGGCGGTGCTTTATTTGGCGTGGCGCGTGAGCTTGAACTACCAATTTTATACATCGGCGTGGGTGAGAAAATGGACGATTTGGTAAAATTTAACCCTGATGAGTTTTTAGATGGATTAATGGATAGCATTTTTGGCTAA
- the cmoA gene encoding carboxy-S-adenosyl-L-methionine synthase CmoA, producing the protein MTPKDKIFTKPIKKQFEFDEAVVSVFDDMIGRSVPYYGVCVDLITQILAKNLAKNANVIDLGCSTATTLLSIHEARGDLVLSGIDSSEAMIKTAKDKAQAYGARLNLEVGDILECEISGFDAVLLNYTLQFIRPIKRAEFVAKIYNSLNENGIFIFSEKIIYEDKKFAKNMIEIYENYKQSQGYSRYEIAQKREALENVLIPYTEDENRTLVLNAGFKRVESVFKWGNFMSFVAFK; encoded by the coding sequence ATGACACCAAAAGATAAAATTTTTACAAAACCGATAAAAAAGCAGTTTGAGTTTGATGAGGCAGTTGTGTCGGTTTTTGATGATATGATTGGGCGAAGTGTGCCGTATTACGGCGTTTGCGTGGATTTGATAACTCAAATTTTAGCTAAAAATTTAGCCAAAAATGCAAACGTGATTGACCTTGGCTGTTCAACAGCGACCACACTTTTATCAATACACGAAGCAAGAGGCGACCTTGTTTTAAGCGGGATTGATAGCTCAGAAGCGATGATAAAAACGGCAAAGGATAAAGCACAAGCTTATGGGGCTAGGCTAAATTTAGAGGTCGGCGACATTTTAGAGTGTGAAATTTCTGGTTTTGACGCCGTGCTTTTAAACTACACTTTGCAGTTTATTCGTCCTATAAAAAGAGCTGAGTTTGTGGCTAAAATTTATAATTCGTTAAATGAAAATGGGATTTTTATTTTTAGCGAAAAGATAATTTATGAGGATAAAAAATTTGCAAAAAATATGATTGAAATTTATGAAAATTACAAGCAATCACAGGGCTACTCACGCTATGAGATCGCTCAAAAACGAGAGGCACTTGAAAACGTGCTAATCCCATACACCGAAGATGAAAATCGCACTTTGGTGCTAAACGCTGGATTTAAAAGGGTTGAGAGCGTGTTTAAGTGGGGGAATTTTATGAGTTTTGTTGCGTTTAAATAG